The DNA region CTTTTTAGTAACTTCTTTAGCTTTCTTTTCATCAATAATAGCTGAAGTTTTTTCAGCAAGTCCTTCAATATCACCTAAACCTAGAAGTCTAGATACAATTCTATCTGGAATAAAAACTTCTAAATCTGGCATTTTTTCACCAATACCAATAAATCTTAAAGGAACTCCAACTTGATGGGCGATAGAAAGAGCAACACCACCTTTTGTATCACCATCATATTTAGATAAAATAACTCCATCTATTCCGATTTTTTCTTTAAATGTTTGGGCTGTTTTAGTTGCATCATGACCTGTTAAAGAATCAGCAACATAGAATATTTCATCAGGATTAATTGAATCTTTTATATTTGAAAGTTGAAGCATCAACTCTTCATCAATTGCTAATCGACCTGCTGTATCTATTAATAACACATCATAAAGTTCTTTTTGTGCTTTTTCTTGTGCAGCCTTTGCAATTTTTACAGGATCATTTTCATTATCATCAAAATATATATCAACTTCAACTTGTGCTGCAATTTGTTTTAATTGTTCTACTGCTGCTAATCTTTGTAAATCACAAGCTGCAACTAATACTTTTTTCTTTCTAGTTTTTAAATAATTAGCTAATTTACCTGTTGTTGTTGTTTTACCAGAACCTTGAAGTCCTGTCATTAATATTGTTGTTGGAGGAGTATTTGAAAAAACAAAACCTTGGTTACCCTCAGTTGTAAGAACTTTTGTAAATTGATTTTTAAGAGCATTTACAAAAGAGTCTTGACCTATTCCATTCTTTTTTGTTTCTAATTCAACTTCAGTAACTAACTCTTTTGTTGTTTTATGATGAATATCTGCTTTTAATAAAGACTTTTTTAATTCTGTAGTTGCTTTTTTTAATGCTGCTGCATCATCTTTGTGTCTAATTTTATTAATTGCGTTTTTCAGTGAGCCTGTTATTGAATCAAACAAAATAAATCTCCAAACTTTTTTAAATTTTGTGGATTTTACTGTTTGTTAACTTTAAAGTAGTTTAAATAGGGGTATATTTAAGTTTTATTTAATATTTAATATTTTACAAACCCCTAAATAATGGGATTTGTATTTTCAAATAAACTTAATATTTAATTAAAGTCAAATACTCTAAATTCTTTTGGTTCTGGTGCTTCAAAAACATAATCAAAAATTTTAGTAATTTTTGAATGTAGTAATACTCTATTTACATTAGGATTTGTTTTTCCATAAATTTTATCTCCAATTATTGGAAATCCTAAGTGATTTAAATGTACTCTAATTTGGTGAGTTCTTCCTGTATCAATTACTACTTTTATTTTTGATTTATGTCCTTCAACAAACATTGGATAAATTGTTGTAGTTGCAGGTTTACCTTTTTTATCAATTTTTGATTTTGCTACACCTTTATTTTTTATTGTCAAAATTGGTTTATCTACAACAATTTCATCAATTACTTTACCTTCAACTATAGCAACATACTCTTTGTAAACTCTATTTTCTTTAAACTCTTTAATAGCTTTTTTTTGGAATTCTTCATTTTTTGCAAAAAGCATAACTCCACTAGTTTCTTTATCTAATCTATTTAATAAAAAATAATCTTCATATTTTTTTTGTATTTCATCTGTAGTCATATAAGCAGGCTTATTAATTGCTAATATATCATCATCCTGAAATATTATATCTATATTTGCAAGTTTTTTTACAGTGAATTTTGTATTTTCTTTAATTTCACCTCTTGCAATTAAAATCTTTTTTCCATTAGCTCTTACTAAACCTCTATCAATTAACTCTTTTGCTTTTGAATTTGAGATTTTTTCTTGTTTTGCTAAAAGTTTGTACGCTTTATCATACATTTTTTAATTCCTTTATAATAGGTTCTATTGAACCAGCTTTCGCTAATTTTGGTTTTTCTAATTCATCACATTTAGATAAATATTGTTTTAACTGACTATTTTCAATTATATAATAATTATCAATACATTCAAAAAGTGATTTTTGGTTAAAAATCTCTTTACCACTTATAATTTTACATCCAAAAAATGCAGGTTCCACAGGATTATGTCCACCAATCTTTTCAAATGCACCACCTAATATTACAACATCAGAAATTGCATAAATATTATTTAATTCACCCATTTTATCTACAAGAATTATATCAGAATTAAAATCCTCTTGTTGAGAAAACCTATGATATGTAAGAATATTTTTATGACAATAATCGTTTATTAATTCATTTACTTTTTCAAATCTTTCAGGGTGTCTTGGAACGATCACTAACTTACCAAATTTTCTATCATAAGAATTTAGTATTAACTCTTCTTCATTTTCATGAGTACTTCCAGCAGTAATTAAAGTTTCACTAATTTTTTCAAACTTTTTTGTAATTTTTGGAAGTTGAGCAAGTTTAATATTTCCAATCACTTCAATATTCTTTGCACCTAAATATGAAAGTCTTTGTTTATCAATTTCACTTTGAGCAAAAACCTTATCAATATTTTTAAATATAAATTTATAAAACCATCTCATTTTTTTATATGAGTTATATGATTTATCTGATATTCTTGCATTAATCAAAAAGGTTTTTGCTCCTTTTCTTTTTGCGCATAAAAAAAGCATAAACCAAAGTTCTGCTTCCATAACAACTAAAGCTTTTTGTCTATTTATCCAAAAAGGTAAAAATATCTCATAAGGTAAATATCGTACATTATTTGTATGTTTTGATGCTTCTTCAAATCCAGTATTTGTAATTACAGAAAGATTACAATCAGCAAACTCTTCAATTAAAGGTTTAAGAGCAACTGTTTCTCCCATAGAACAACTATGAAACCATACTTTATTTTTATTATCAAATTTTGGATTATTTTTTAAGAAAAACTTTGCAGGAATTGCAACTTGATATTTTTTATTTTTTAATTTAAATAAAATAAGAGGCAAAGCAATTATATAAACAATAATTGCTAAAATATAATAAAAAAATGAAAAGAGGCTCAAGATTAAGCCTCTACAGTTTCATCTTCTTTATAAAGGATTCTTCCACAATGAGGACAATTTATTATCTCATCTGATTTAATAACTTCTGCATAAGTTTTGTCATTAATTTTCATAAAACATCCATAACAAGCTTGTTTTTTAACTGGAACAACAGCTGTGTCTTTTGCCCATCTTTTAATTTTTTCATAGAAAGTTAAAATTTTATTATCAAATTTTTCTAAAAGTTCACTTCTTTCTTGATAAACAGAATTTCTCTCTTTATTAATATTTTCAATTTTTTCATCAACTGAAACTTGAATCTCTTTAATTGAGTCTTCTTCTTCTGCTAATTTTTCTTGGAACTCTTTTAGTTGAGACTCTTTCTCTTCTGTAATTTCATCAAGTCTTGCAATCTCTTCATTTGCAAAAGAAATTTGCTCTTTTGTAATTTCTTCTTCTAACTGTAATGCTTTTAACTCTTTTTCATTTTGAACTTCATTATGTTTTCTTGAAATATCATCTAATTTAGTTTTTAATTCTGCTAAATGAATGTTATTTTTAGTTCTTTTTGATTTAACATCATCAATTTGTGCGTAAGTATCATTTATTGATGTTTTAATAGCTTCTGCTGTTTCTACAAAAGTAGCTAATTTTGCTTTTTCATTCTCAATTTGAGGTTCAAACATACTAATTTTAGTATCAAACTTAGATAATTTAACTAGATCCTCTAAATATTTATTCAACTGTTTCTCCTTGTATACAAAACTTAAATGGATTTTTCGAAGCTGATATTATAGCTTTTAATTTATTTTTTTTCAAATTTTTTTCTAATAGTCCCATTAAAAGGGTATTAAAATACTTTTCACTTTCATAATGTCTTATATCAATTAAAGATATTCCTCTAGATTTTGCATCCATTGCTTCATGATACTTAATATCACCAGTTAAAAAACAATCCGCATCTACTTCACTTAATAAAGACATTCCAGCACCAGTAACTATTCCTACTTTTTTTACTACTTGATTACACTTTACAACATTTGTTGATTTAATTGCTAATTTAGATGTAATATCTTTTGCAAAAGTATCAAAATCCTTATTCACATTTGCATAAAGTATAAAATCATTTATATCATCTTTTTTTATTACATCTAATTTTAAAATCTCTTTTGCAACATATTCATTTAAATGAGTTTTATCAATATTCGTATGCATTGAGATTAAAGATATATTCTTTTTAATCAGTACTCTTAATAATTTTGTACAATAATCATCAAAATTTATCTTTTTAAGAGGAGAAAATATTAAAGGATGATGAGTGATGATAAGAGAATTTTCTTCCACTTCATCTAAAAACTCTTCATCCAAATCAATACTTATATATACTTTTTCTACTTCATTTTCCTTATTACCAACTAAAAGACCACTATTATCCCATTTTTCTTGTAAATAAAAAGGTGAAATTTTATCTAAAATATTATAAATATCAATTACTTTCAATTTATCTTCCAACTCTTTTTAATCTATCTTGTTCTTGTTCTTTATATAAAACTGCACAACCTTGCGCTAGTTCTCTTACTTTTAAAATATAATTTTGTCTTTCAGTAACAGAGATTGCTTTTCTTGCATCTAAAGTATTAAATGCATGAGAAGCCAACATACACTGGTCATATGCAGGTAAAGGAAGTCCTGCTTCAAGACAAGATTTACATTCATTAAAAGCATCATCAAAATGTTTAAATAACATTTGAGTATTTGCTACTTCAAAGTTGTATTTAGAGAATTCATACTCTCCTTCTTTATGAACATCTGCATATGTTGTTTTTCCATGTTTATTTTCATTCCAAACAATATCAAATACAGAATCAACACCTTGTAAATACATTGCAAGTCTTTCAGTACCATAAGTAATTTCAACTGCAACAGGGTCACAAGCTAATCCACCTACCTGTTGAAAATATGTAAATTGAGTAACTTCCATACCATCTAACCATACTTCCCAACCAAGTCCCCAAGCTCCAAGAGTTGGAGATTCCCAGTTGTCTTCTACAAATCTAATATCATGTTTTGAAATATCTAAACCTAAATACTCTAATGATTGTAAATATAAATCTTGAATATTTTCTGGACTTGGTTTTATTAATACTTGAAATTGATAATAAGCTCCCAATCTATTTGGATTTTCTCCATATCTTCCATCTGTTGGTCTTCTACTTGGTGCAACATAAGCTGTACTCCAAGGAGTTGAATCTAAACTTCTTAATATTGTAGCTGGATGGAAAGTACCAGCACCTGCAGGAATATCATAAGGTTGAACAATATTACAACCTTGTTCAGCCCAAAATTGTTGAAGTTTTAATAACATATTTGAAAATGTAATCATTTATTTAATTCCTAATTCTTTATTTATTTTTTCTTTATCAAAACCACAGATCCAACAATTTCCTATTAAAACTACAGGAGCGCCATTACATCCATGCTTTTGACAATCTTTTAATGCTTGTTTGTTTCTTGATACGTCAATTTGATTGTATCTTATATTTTTAGATTTAAAGTAAGCTTTAGCCTTCTCGCACCATTTACAATTAGGAATAGTAAACAATGCGATAGGTTTCATATTATAAAATAACTTCTATTTCTTTAGAATCAGCTTCAACAGCTTTTGATTTAACAATTCTGTCTTCTTTAAGTTTAACTGACAATTCTTTATCAGAAATCGCTAGAATTTGCATTGCTAAATATGCAGCATTTATAGCACCTGTTCTTCCTAAAGCAACTGTAGCTACAGGCATACCAGAAGGCATTTGAACAGTAGAAAGCATTGCATCCATCCCATCCATTGCTCCACCTTTCATTGGAACACCAATAACAGGTTTAGTTGTAGTTGCAGCTAATGCACCAGCTAAATGAGCAGCCATTCCTGCAGCAGCAATAAATGCAATTGCACCTTTTTCCTCTGCATTTTTAACATACTCTTTAGTTCTTTCTGGACTTCTGTGAGCTGAAGAGATAATCATCTCATAATTTACATTGAATTTTTCAAATGTATCAGCACAGTTTTTCATAACTTCATAATCTGACTTACTTCCCATTATTATAGAAACAAAGCTCATTTTTTCCCTTATAATTTTTTTTTGGTATAATATTTTATCTAATTTAATCTAATAGTTTTATAATCTTATCTATTTTAATATTTTGCCAACTTTCAAATCTATTAAGTACAAGGGAATTTTCATCAAATTTAAAAAATGATAAATTCTTAGACTTATCATTAACTACAACTGCTTTTACATAATTATAGTTTTTTATTCTTTTTAATGGATTCTCATTTGTAAATAAAACAATAGTTGGAATAAAAAATACATCACTTATATGATACGTTGAAGTATCTACTGTAATAATATTATTTACATTTGAAACAATATAAGCAAAATCTAGAAAACTTTTAGAATAGTTCGACACACTAACGAAGGCATCATCATTTATTCCATCTA from Malaciobacter molluscorum LMG 25693 includes:
- a CDS encoding pseudouridine synthase family protein gives rise to the protein MYDKAYKLLAKQEKISNSKAKELIDRGLVRANGKKILIARGEIKENTKFTVKKLANIDIIFQDDDILAINKPAYMTTDEIQKKYEDYFLLNRLDKETSGVMLFAKNEEFQKKAIKEFKENRVYKEYVAIVEGKVIDEIVVDKPILTIKNKGVAKSKIDKKGKPATTTIYPMFVEGHKSKIKVVIDTGRTHQIRVHLNHLGFPIIGDKIYGKTNPNVNRVLLHSKITKIFDYVFEAPEPKEFRVFDFN
- the purE gene encoding 5-(carboxyamino)imidazole ribonucleotide mutase, with translation MSFVSIIMGSKSDYEVMKNCADTFEKFNVNYEMIISSAHRSPERTKEYVKNAEEKGAIAFIAAAGMAAHLAGALAATTTKPVIGVPMKGGAMDGMDAMLSTVQMPSGMPVATVALGRTGAINAAYLAMQILAISDKELSVKLKEDRIVKSKAVEADSKEIEVIL
- the ffh gene encoding signal recognition particle protein, producing MFDSITGSLKNAINKIRHKDDAAALKKATTELKKSLLKADIHHKTTKELVTEVELETKKNGIGQDSFVNALKNQFTKVLTTEGNQGFVFSNTPPTTILMTGLQGSGKTTTTGKLANYLKTRKKKVLVAACDLQRLAAVEQLKQIAAQVEVDIYFDDNENDPVKIAKAAQEKAQKELYDVLLIDTAGRLAIDEELMLQLSNIKDSINPDEIFYVADSLTGHDATKTAQTFKEKIGIDGVILSKYDGDTKGGVALSIAHQVGVPLRFIGIGEKMPDLEVFIPDRIVSRLLGLGDIEGLAEKTSAIIDEKKAKEVTKKIKKGEFNFNDFLEQLAMMSKLGSMKSIIGMIPGLSQMAGPLKDMDFENSDEIKRIKAMISSMTKKEREQPSLINPSRKRRIANGSGLSEVQVNKILKQFKNASKMAKKLSSKGGMKGLQNMLSQMGPGGMPKIPR
- a CDS encoding zinc ribbon domain-containing protein; translation: MNKYLEDLVKLSKFDTKISMFEPQIENEKAKLATFVETAEAIKTSINDTYAQIDDVKSKRTKNNIHLAELKTKLDDISRKHNEVQNEKELKALQLEEEITKEQISFANEEIARLDEITEEKESQLKEFQEKLAEEEDSIKEIQVSVDEKIENINKERNSVYQERSELLEKFDNKILTFYEKIKRWAKDTAVVPVKKQACYGCFMKINDKTYAEVIKSDEIINCPHCGRILYKEDETVEA
- a CDS encoding Nif3-like dinuclear metal center hexameric protein: MKVIDIYNILDKISPFYLQEKWDNSGLLVGNKENEVEKVYISIDLDEEFLDEVEENSLIITHHPLIFSPLKKINFDDYCTKLLRVLIKKNISLISMHTNIDKTHLNEYVAKEILKLDVIKKDDINDFILYANVNKDFDTFAKDITSKLAIKSTNVVKCNQVVKKVGIVTGAGMSLLSEVDADCFLTGDIKYHEAMDAKSRGISLIDIRHYESEKYFNTLLMGLLEKNLKKNKLKAIISASKNPFKFCIQGETVE
- the glyQ gene encoding glycine--tRNA ligase subunit alpha, translated to MITFSNMLLKLQQFWAEQGCNIVQPYDIPAGAGTFHPATILRSLDSTPWSTAYVAPSRRPTDGRYGENPNRLGAYYQFQVLIKPSPENIQDLYLQSLEYLGLDISKHDIRFVEDNWESPTLGAWGLGWEVWLDGMEVTQFTYFQQVGGLACDPVAVEITYGTERLAMYLQGVDSVFDIVWNENKHGKTTYADVHKEGEYEFSKYNFEVANTQMLFKHFDDAFNECKSCLEAGLPLPAYDQCMLASHAFNTLDARKAISVTERQNYILKVRELAQGCAVLYKEQEQDRLKRVGR
- the waaA gene encoding lipid IV(A) 3-deoxy-D-manno-octulosonic acid transferase — encoded protein: MLSLFSFFYYILAIIVYIIALPLILFKLKNKKYQVAIPAKFFLKNNPKFDNKNKVWFHSCSMGETVALKPLIEEFADCNLSVITNTGFEEASKHTNNVRYLPYEIFLPFWINRQKALVVMEAELWFMLFLCAKRKGAKTFLINARISDKSYNSYKKMRWFYKFIFKNIDKVFAQSEIDKQRLSYLGAKNIEVIGNIKLAQLPKITKKFEKISETLITAGSTHENEEELILNSYDRKFGKLVIVPRHPERFEKVNELINDYCHKNILTYHRFSQQEDFNSDIILVDKMGELNNIYAISDVVILGGAFEKIGGHNPVEPAFFGCKIISGKEIFNQKSLFECIDNYYIIENSQLKQYLSKCDELEKPKLAKAGSIEPIIKELKNV
- a CDS encoding glutaredoxin domain-containing protein, whose protein sequence is MKPIALFTIPNCKWCEKAKAYFKSKNIRYNQIDVSRNKQALKDCQKHGCNGAPVVLIGNCWICGFDKEKINKELGIK